In the Dendrosporobacter quercicolus genome, AGCGTTGGTTTTAATCAACTGATTGCTGGTACCGTCGTTGCCATAGACCAATATACTGTCGGTTGCGGCAGTTAAGTCGCGGACATCAAGATCGGTTGCAGCGACTGTAACACTATCTGTGCTGGTATCAAGCGGCCTGATATTGGTGCGTCCGGTGTTATCAGTAAGTAAGGGGCGGACATTCGCACCGTCAAAGCCGTATAACTGACTTTTTAGCTGCGCAGGCTGATCTTGCAGGACCTTTAAATTAGGCACTTAATATTCCTCCTTTAAAATTAACATAATGCATTACAATATACTTTATGCGTGCAGGTTTCATTTGGTTACCAAATGACGGTTAATAATTGGAATTCTGCAATCGTCTCAGATTTGGTCTGCATTGTGCGAAATTTCCGTTTGAAAAATCTTTGCAATTTCATTCCATATTTCATGACGGAAAGTATCAGTAAGATCATAAAACAGCCTGACAGTCAGCGATATTTTGCTAACTGTCAGGCTGTCTTTATGACAAAATCAATTAGGCGGGAATATGTTACTTATAGGAGGATTTGCTTATGAGGACTATTTTTATAAAGCCGCCGCAACACAACGCCTTTTGGATTACAAAAGGCATATCGGGAAATTGCATGGTTTGCCAGCGTAAGCCGATACTCTTGTTTGGGCGGCAGGCAGGCAGGGTTTATCGCAGCTTACTGCAGTTTGATCTCTCGCCGTTACCTCAGGGACTGATCATTTTAAGTGCAAGGCTTGCCTGTTACATAGGTTATGATGAATGCCCCGGACGGATAAAGACAATTGATGTGTACCAGATTATGTCCAGATATTCTTTAAAAAGAAAATTACGCCGTACGCCCATCTTAACCAATAGTCAACCAATAGACAGTAAGCAAACCGCCAGTGGACCAGCGCAGGTGGTTTGCTTTGATACTACTTCATTAGTGCAGAACTGGTATAGTGGAGCAGCCGTAAATCTGGGAATACTCATTAAGGCTCATGATGAAACCTTGAACGAACTGACAGGACTGGTCAGCAGCAGGCATCCGGACTCCCAGCAATGGCCGTATTTGGAGATTGGTTATCAGGAGGCAGACGCGTCCCCGGGAAAATGCGCTTCGTCAACTCTTGAGCTTCAAAATAATGTAGTAAGTGCTGATGAATGGCAGCAAACGCCAGTTGTTAATATTTTGCGCTTTAATTACTCGTATATTGTTGTTAATACCGGCGCTCACGGGGCGATTGCCGTTTTGCAGCAGAGCGCCGACGGCCGCAGCTGGCAGGATGAAAGCGGTATATGCCGAATTGCGGCCGGCCAGTCGGCGGCTTTGATTCCGGGGTTTATTGTAAAATACGCCAGGCTGTGCTATAAGTCGCAATTTGCCGGTGAAGCCACCGCCTTAACTATATATTTACAAGGGCGAACGAGCGGGCGGTAAAGGTACAACATTTTCCATCGCTCAGCAGACTTTTTTTGCTATTTTGTGGTTAGACTAATTTTGAGGTGATGATGATGGACAAACTGCGCAGCTTGCTGGACAATACGATGTCCGATGTTTCTGAACGGGAGCAAATCTGCTGTCGTGACAATGCACCTGACGATCAGGATTTGGCGTTTCCGCCGGTTGCAGCTCCTAATCCACCCCAAAAGAATGAAAAAAAAGCAAAGTAAGTTGTATACAAAAGGACGGCAAAAAGCCGTCCTTTTGTATAACAACTGATGAATGCGGTACTAGCCGGCGATGAGTTTGTCTTTTTTCAGTATATGGTCATCAATCCAGTTAATCACGAATTCAAGAATGCCTAATAACGCTTTATCCTGGTTCCGGTCAAGATTATTCAGATCAATATTGTTTATTTTCTCAATAAAAGCAACATGTTCAACTTTATGGGAAAGAAATTTTTTATACCCAACGCTTAGCATATATTCTTCCTCCGAGTTGAAATGATAGATCGTATAGTCTTTGAGTTCTTCTAAAATAGCAATAATCTCGTCGTATTTATCAATGTAGAGATCGTTTTTTAACAGAGTTAGCGCTGATCCGGCAATTTCAAGCAGTTTTTTATGCTGATCGTCAATTTGTGTTATCCCTGTTTCGTAATCTTTTTTCCAGTTTATCACTGGGATTGGCCTCCTTTATACGTCGAAGTTAGCTCTGGCAGGCGGTATTGATGTCTTATACCGCTGATCATGATAAGCCGTATTAAGTACTAATAATTCCATTATACCAATATTGATTTTTTCTTCAACCCCCAATGACAATTCAGCAGACAATTTTAATCTGTATTAGACAATACGCAGGGCAACTGCTAAAATGTGATTATGAGATATTGAAAGGGGCCCAGTCTGTTATATGATACAATACTGATCTGCGAAGATTTTTTCTGTTGGTAGCAGGCAGCAATCTTGATGGAACCAGAGCTGAAAAAAATGCAGTTATTGCGTTTGTGCGCTCTGAACTGCCTGAGACCGATCCGGCGGGGATGATCATGGTGGGAGACCGCAAGTACGATGTGCTGGGGGCGAAAAACAACAAAATTGCGGCGGCGGCAATTGGTTATGGCTATGGCAGTCAGGCTGAACTTAAGGCAGCTGAACCTGACTATCTATTGGCAACCGTTCAGGAACTACACCGTTTTCTGCAAGAGAATTGATTCCTTTCGGGCAATGGGAATGACAGGCATACTTACCGGACTAGGCTGCGACTGGTCCGCTTCAATGCTATATAAGTTGGCGGAGGATTTGTATGGACATTTTTGCAAAACTCAAAATTTTAGTGGAACAAGCCTGTTCCGCCGACCTGATTACCGTTATTGCCGCCCCCGGACAGCAAGCCTCGGCTGTGGGGCAAATGCTGGCTGTTCCCGCAGGGCAGGCGCAGGTTGGACTGCTTGTTGACGCAGCCTTTACGGCGGGGGTGATACAGTACATTCAGACCCTGACATGGACAGCCCCGTGTTTAATTGAATTTGAACATGAAGGGCGTTATCAGTTATTCTGGGATAAACTGAGCGGCAGCCGTTGCGCGTTAGTGCTGGGCGCCGGGCATATCAGTCAGCCGGTAGTGGAATTGCTGGCTATGCTTGACTATAAAGTCACAGTAGTGGATGATCGTCCTGAGTTTGCCAATTGCGCCCGTTTCCCTCAGGCAGAGGTAATTTGCCGAAGCTTTGACCGGGTCATTGCAGAGCTGGCGTTAGAAAGCTACGCTGCCGTTATCATTGTTACGCGGGGCCATCGCTATGATTTGGATTGTTTAAGAGCAGCTCTGCCGCGCGCTGCCGGCTATATCGGCATGATTGGCAGCCGGCGGCGGGTTCGTTTGGTATTAAATATGCTGGCTGAGGAAGGCCTGGCTGAAGAACTGCTTCGCAGGCTGAAATCGCCGATCGGCCTGGATATTGGCGCGCAGAGTCCTGCCGAAATTGCTGTCAGTATTGCGGCCGAGATTATCGCAGCAGAGCGCGGCGGCAGCTGCCGGCCGTTAAGCAGCAAACAGGAGTGGTGAGATGGAAATAAGTATCCTTGAAGCTATTTGCCGTAACCGGCAGCAGGGCCTTAAGGCAGCTCTGGTTACCATCATTGACACACGGGGATCTACGCCCCGTAAAGCGGGCAGTAAAATGCTGGTGCAGCCTGACGGAAGGATTACCGGAACGATTGGCGGCGGCTGCGCCGAGGCTGAGGTCCGGCTGCAGGCGTTGCATGCAATTGACGCCGGGCAGTCGTTTGTCTATCAGGTTAATATGCTCAACGATGCGGCCGCCGATGAAGGAATGGTATGCGGCGGTGTTATGGAGGTTTTCATCCAGGTTGTATAAGAAAATGCAAACAGGAAACTGCTTGCATTTTCTTAACGCCCTGTAGGTAAATTTCTGATACTGAACTGTTTGCTCCCGGAATTTTTCTTCAAGGGGAACAGCGGAACATGACTGCGGCAGGTATCTTTGCGGCGAGCAGGAGTTTGGGCTTTTTTGTTGAACGGTAATATTGATATAGTCGGTATTCTGTTAGAAACCGAACTTGACATAGCGGCAGGTTATATTCGACTTATATCCTTAAGGAATAAGAGCGGAGGGTATGAAGATGGAAAAACGTATTCAGCATAAGTCTAAGGTTAGAAAAATGGCGGTTGTCGGGATGTTGTCGGCGATCTGCGTAATCCTGGGGCTAACAGGCTATGGATTTATCCCGCTGCCTATGGCAAAAGCTACGATTATGCATATTCCGGTGATTATCGGGGCTTTGCTGGAAGGCCCGGCCGTTGGCCTGCTGATAGGGTTAATCTTTGGTTTGTTTAGTATTTTTCAGAATATGGCAGCCCCTAATTTGTTGTCATTTGCCTTTATTAATCCCTTGGTTTCAGTATTGCCAAGGGTATTGATTGCTTTAACAGCGTATTATTCCTACCGGCTGCTGTCAGGGCGGCGGGAGTTTGTTGCGATTGGCTTGGGTGCGGCAATTGGTTCCCTGACCAATACCATTGGCGTTTTGGGCATGATTTATCTGCTGTATGCGGCTGATTTCGCAGCCGCCCGCGGGATCAATCCGGATACCGTATTCAATGTAATTGCCAGTATTGCCGTGATGAACGGCCTGCCGGAGGCTTTGGTTTCAGTGTTAATTACCATCCCGGTGGTGGTTGCGGTCAGAAAGGTAAAATAGAATGCGGCTATTCCGCTCCTGCATGGGCAGTCCGCCAGCCAGCCTTCTGCAGGCAGTCCAAAAAAATCAGCTGTCTCAACAGGGAGACAGCTGATTTTTGTTTTAATAACCAAATGTACGGCCTGTCTGACAATAACAGGTATAATTTGGCAGAACGTTGCGTATAATATACCGTTAAGGCTGCCGCTCCAGTACTGCACCACCCTGAAGTTCAGCTACGGCCGGTTTCCGTAAGCGCCGCCAGTTGGCATACGCCGGTATGCCTCGATTCCGCGGCCTTGTCTTGCGGGAATTCGTCCGCCATCAGCCCGCAGTTTCAAGATTGTCGCAGTACAAGTTCTGAAAATCATGGGTAATGCTGCGATTTTCCATCCGGTGGAAATCCGGCGTTTCATGGCTGGCGCACTCGGCCGGCAATTGAAAACGACTTTCCTTTGTGGGGATTGTTCCTACAGGTGGTTTGATTTCTACGGTGATTTCAAACATCCGGTGCCAGGGGAAGACTGCCTGAACGGCAACAGGATCCAGCCAGAGGTATTGCCGGGTAAACTTTTGCAGGCGCTCGTTGAGCTCTGGCAGCAGCTCAGGCTCCAGGTAGGCGATGTATTCGGGGTTGGCATAGTTTGGGACGATCCTATTCCGGTAAAGGTCTTTTCTGATATTAGCCTGATAGGCCCAGTCGTCGAGGTAGCGGATTGCCAGCAGCAGCTGGCGCGTTTTTGCATTCATGCCGCGGGCCAGCATGCCCTGCGCCACACTGTAGCCCATGGTATTACTGGCCGTATTCCAGCCGGAATAAGCGCTAAGCCGGTCCAGCAAATGCTGCTGGTGAAAGGCGTTTAATAAGGAGTTGTCAGACCCGTTGTCAAAGGCAATATCGGCAACCGCCACCGGAATGCCCTGGTTTAACCACTCGCCGATATCAGCGGCAAATTGGCGGGTGTATAGGTTATCCATTGCAAAGTTTTCAAATACTTCAGCTTCGGCTGTCTTGCCGTTTAATGGAGTGTTGACGGCCAGGATTAAATCAGGAGCGGCTGATTTGTCCGCCGGCCTGCCGCCGGCAGCCAGGATATGGTCGCGAATGGTTTGGTCAATTGGCTGGTCTTCATAACCGGCAGTTGTTGCTCCGCCTTTGCCAAGGGTATAATGAACGGCCACCGCCGGTTTTTGCCCGGTAAGCTCGTTATAAGCCCTGGCTAGCAGAAGGATGCCCAGTTGGTCGGCTCCGGGGAAAGCCAGATATTGGTTGTCCGCCAGTCCGCGGGTAAACTTGGTAAGCCAGCGGGCTTCACGGTGAGACTGGGAAAAAGGGGCGGTGTCGTCCCGGCCAATAATGAGATAATCAAACAAACCGTTGCGGGCCAAATCTACGAGCCGGGTATTAAGCTGGAAATTCTTTTCTCTGCGTTCCAGCCAGTCGGCCAGATATTCCGTCGGAATGGCTGCTTCCAGTGTGGCCATGGTTGTCCGTTCAACCGGCGTCAAGGCCTGAATTTCCCCTTTGTCTCTTAAGGCTGTCAGCTGGAAAATTTCCCGGCCGTAATGCTCATAATAAAGCGGTTCGACAACTGCCGAATCGGTTTGCGGCGATCGCATCAGCGTACTGAAAACATAAATAGGCATGTCGGGATATGCCTTACGCAAGGTGTTGTAATTTTGTAAGCGCCAGCCGAGCTCGAGGCGGCTAAAGCTGTGTATGCGGGAATCCACCAGACTGCCATACAACAATGCGTCATTTGACAATACTAAGGCATCCGCCGAGGCGGCATTGGCTTGTACCCACTCCCATAACCGCTCAGGATTGCCATTGCGGTTGCGGCCGCCAAGATAATCAACCGGCGGCGTTAAAATTGTCCAATCCACCGCTTTGACGGTGTCTGCCGCATAATCCAGTGATACCGGCCGGTCATCCAGTGGTACATACAGGATGGTTTTAGCCCACGCAGGAGGCAATATCAAGGCCCAGGCAAGACTGAAAACTACAAGTTTTAACCAAAGAAACTTCATTTTTCCCCCTTCTTAACTGTGGCAATATTTGTATAAAAATGGCCTCAATAATTGTCTTATTTACTATATCACATTTCCGTATTTTAAAGAATAATGTCGAAAATAATCTTTATGCAGCTTCGTCTGTTTTGTTGCAAAGCAGACGAAAAAAGGTTAATTATTTTAATAATAAAAATATTATAATAATTTAAATTATTTGTCTTATTTATATTGACAAATTAGGATTTGATGTGTAATACTTAGCGTGTAAGGTGTTTTGTGAAAAATTTCATAATGTCCAGAATAGGTATCCTTTCGTGCTTAAGCGGGAAGACAGGTAGAAAAGCCAGCGCGCTTCGCCAATGGATATCCGGGGGCCAAAGGCCGCCAGAAAAATTGTCTGTTCGACAATTACCGCTAGTATCTGAGTCAGCAGCTGGCGGATTAGCAACCGGGCAGATTGCCAGCTATGTGAAAAAATTCATAATATCGGCGACAGGCGATTTTAGGCTAATAGGGAAGGGCGGTGCGTTTCCCCCGCATGGCTTAAAAAT is a window encoding:
- a CDS encoding HAD hydrolase-like protein yields the protein MVAGSNLDGTRAEKNAVIAFVRSELPETDPAGMIMVGDRKYDVLGAKNNKIAAAAIGYGYGSQAELKAAEPDYLLATVQELHRFLQEN
- a CDS encoding XdhC family protein, producing MDIFAKLKILVEQACSADLITVIAAPGQQASAVGQMLAVPAGQAQVGLLVDAAFTAGVIQYIQTLTWTAPCLIEFEHEGRYQLFWDKLSGSRCALVLGAGHISQPVVELLAMLDYKVTVVDDRPEFANCARFPQAEVICRSFDRVIAELALESYAAVIIVTRGHRYDLDCLRAALPRAAGYIGMIGSRRRVRLVLNMLAEEGLAEELLRRLKSPIGLDIGAQSPAEIAVSIAAEIIAAERGGSCRPLSSKQEW
- a CDS encoding DUF6385 domain-containing protein, coding for MRTIFIKPPQHNAFWITKGISGNCMVCQRKPILLFGRQAGRVYRSLLQFDLSPLPQGLIILSARLACYIGYDECPGRIKTIDVYQIMSRYSLKRKLRRTPILTNSQPIDSKQTASGPAQVVCFDTTSLVQNWYSGAAVNLGILIKAHDETLNELTGLVSSRHPDSQQWPYLEIGYQEADASPGKCASSTLELQNNVVSADEWQQTPVVNILRFNYSYIVVNTGAHGAIAVLQQSADGRSWQDESGICRIAAGQSAALIPGFIVKYARLCYKSQFAGEATALTIYLQGRTSGR
- a CDS encoding bacteriohemerythrin, whose product is MINWKKDYETGITQIDDQHKKLLEIAGSALTLLKNDLYIDKYDEIIAILEELKDYTIYHFNSEEEYMLSVGYKKFLSHKVEHVAFIEKINNIDLNNLDRNQDKALLGILEFVINWIDDHILKKDKLIAG
- a CDS encoding XdhC family protein; amino-acid sequence: MEISILEAICRNRQQGLKAALVTIIDTRGSTPRKAGSKMLVQPDGRITGTIGGGCAEAEVRLQALHAIDAGQSFVYQVNMLNDAAADEGMVCGGVMEVFIQVV
- a CDS encoding ECF transporter S component, whose amino-acid sequence is MEKRIQHKSKVRKMAVVGMLSAICVILGLTGYGFIPLPMAKATIMHIPVIIGALLEGPAVGLLIGLIFGLFSIFQNMAAPNLLSFAFINPLVSVLPRVLIALTAYYSYRLLSGRREFVAIGLGAAIGSLTNTIGVLGMIYLLYAADFAAARGINPDTVFNVIASIAVMNGLPEALVSVLITIPVVVAVRKVK
- a CDS encoding DUF4127 family protein; protein product: MKFLWLKLVVFSLAWALILPPAWAKTILYVPLDDRPVSLDYAADTVKAVDWTILTPPVDYLGGRNRNGNPERLWEWVQANAASADALVLSNDALLYGSLVDSRIHSFSRLELGWRLQNYNTLRKAYPDMPIYVFSTLMRSPQTDSAVVEPLYYEHYGREIFQLTALRDKGEIQALTPVERTTMATLEAAIPTEYLADWLERREKNFQLNTRLVDLARNGLFDYLIIGRDDTAPFSQSHREARWLTKFTRGLADNQYLAFPGADQLGILLLARAYNELTGQKPAVAVHYTLGKGGATTAGYEDQPIDQTIRDHILAAGGRPADKSAAPDLILAVNTPLNGKTAEAEVFENFAMDNLYTRQFAADIGEWLNQGIPVAVADIAFDNGSDNSLLNAFHQQHLLDRLSAYSGWNTASNTMGYSVAQGMLARGMNAKTRQLLLAIRYLDDWAYQANIRKDLYRNRIVPNYANPEYIAYLEPELLPELNERLQKFTRQYLWLDPVAVQAVFPWHRMFEITVEIKPPVGTIPTKESRFQLPAECASHETPDFHRMENRSITHDFQNLYCDNLETAG